Proteins found in one Streptococcus mitis genomic segment:
- the rplS gene encoding 50S ribosomal protein L19: protein MNPLIQSLTEGQLRTDIPSFRPGDTVRVHAKVVEGNRERIQIFEGVVIARKGAGISENYTVRKISNGVGVERIFPIHTPRVEKIEVVRYGKVRRAKLYYLRALQGKAARIKEIRR from the coding sequence ATGAATCCATTAATCCAAAGCTTGACTGAAGGTCAACTTCGTACAGATATCCCATCATTCCGTCCTGGTGACACTGTTCGTGTACACGCGAAAGTTGTCGAAGGTAACCGTGAACGTATCCAGATTTTTGAAGGTGTTGTTATCGCACGTAAAGGTGCTGGCATCTCAGAAAACTACACAGTTCGTAAAATCTCTAACGGTGTAGGTGTTGAGCGTATCTTCCCAATCCACACTCCACGTGTTGAAAAAATCGAAGTTGTTCGTTACGGTAAAGTACGTCGTGCGAAATTGTACTACTTGCGTGCTCTTCAAGGTAAAGCAGCTCGTATCAAAGAAATCCGTCGTTAA
- the tatA gene encoding twin-arginine translocase TatA/TatE family subunit: MGILRDIGAPGLIIIVLGALLIFGPKRLPELGESIGKMLSEFKKAVKGTESQDKEE; the protein is encoded by the coding sequence ATGGGAATCTTACGTGATATCGGAGCACCGGGATTGATTATCATCGTTTTAGGAGCTCTCTTGATTTTTGGACCAAAACGATTGCCTGAACTAGGCGAGTCAATCGGTAAAATGCTATCTGAATTTAAAAAAGCAGTTAAAGGAACTGAAAGTCAAGATAAGGAAGAGTAA
- a CDS encoding flavodoxin → MALAKIVFASMTGNTEEIADIVADKLRDLGLDVDVDECTTVDASDFLEADIAIVATYTYGDGELPDEMMDFYEDLADLNLNGKIYGVVGSGDTFYDEFCKAVDDFDRVFVATGAEKGSECVKVDLSAEEEDIERLEQFAEELAAKVG, encoded by the coding sequence ATGGCATTAGCAAAAATTGTATTTGCCAGTATGACCGGTAATACCGAAGAAATTGCAGATATTGTAGCAGATAAATTACGTGACTTGGGCTTGGATGTCGATGTTGATGAATGTACAACTGTTGACGCTTCAGACTTCTTGGAAGCAGACATCGCTATCGTTGCGACCTATACCTATGGTGATGGAGAATTGCCAGATGAGATGATGGACTTCTACGAAGACCTAGCCGATCTCAATTTGAATGGTAAAATCTACGGAGTGGTCGGCTCAGGAGATACCTTCTACGATGAATTTTGTAAGGCTGTTGATGACTTTGATCGCGTTTTTGTAGCGACAGGAGCAGAAAAAGGTTCAGAGTGTGTTAAAGTTGATCTTTCTGCTGAGGAAGAAGATATTGAACGCTTAGAACAATTCGCAGAAGAATTGGCTGCTAAAGTAGGATAA
- the crcB gene encoding fluoride efflux transporter CrcB, which produces MKKEQFYPLGIFLAAMLGGLVRYLVSTWLPASPDFPWGTLFVNYLGIFCLVYLVKGYLLYKGSSKGLILALGTGFCGGLTTFSSLILDAVKLLDTGRYLSLVLYLLLSIGGGLLLAYYLGRKKW; this is translated from the coding sequence ATGAAAAAAGAACAATTTTATCCGCTAGGGATTTTTCTAGCTGCTATGTTGGGTGGACTCGTTCGCTACCTAGTTTCCACTTGGTTACCAGCCAGTCCAGACTTTCCTTGGGGAACTCTCTTTGTCAACTATCTGGGAATTTTCTGCCTGGTTTATCTTGTCAAGGGCTATCTGCTCTATAAGGGAAGCAGTAAAGGCCTTATTTTAGCACTAGGGACGGGTTTTTGTGGTGGTTTGACAACCTTTTCTAGTCTCATACTTGATGCTGTGAAACTACTGGATACAGGGCGTTATCTTAGTTTAGTCCTGTATTTGCTTTTGAGCATCGGTGGAGGACTGCTTTTAGCTTACTATTTAGGGAGGAAGAAATGGTAA
- the tatC gene encoding twin-arginine translocase subunit TatC encodes MDRKELTIVEHLVEFRKRLLAVVICFFLVFCVSLLFADQIYQYVTQSFQQKLIVLGPNDILWIYIRLASLMAFTITLPYTVYHIWSFIKPGLKKEEVRAVFAYIPASFLCFLVGLAFGFYFVTPALLQVLLGLGEGLFETQLTAQNYLSFVFQTTLPLALIFELPVIIAFLTSIGLIGPELLIAYRRYAYFILLVLAVILTPADFVSDLAMTAPLILLYELSIAISKYIMKRKQKGEKNGNLT; translated from the coding sequence ATGGATAGAAAAGAATTGACAATCGTTGAACATCTGGTAGAATTTAGAAAGAGATTATTGGCAGTGGTCATTTGTTTCTTTTTGGTATTCTGTGTCTCTCTGCTTTTTGCAGACCAGATTTACCAGTATGTGACCCAATCGTTTCAGCAAAAGTTGATTGTTTTAGGGCCAAATGATATTTTATGGATTTACATACGCTTAGCTAGTCTGATGGCCTTTACTATCACCCTACCTTACACGGTGTATCATATTTGGTCTTTCATTAAACCTGGTTTAAAGAAAGAAGAAGTTAGAGCTGTCTTTGCCTATATTCCAGCTAGTTTCCTTTGTTTTCTAGTTGGACTGGCTTTTGGTTTTTACTTTGTAACACCAGCCTTACTTCAGGTTTTATTAGGGCTAGGAGAAGGACTATTTGAGACGCAGTTAACCGCTCAAAATTATCTGTCCTTTGTTTTTCAAACGACCTTGCCCTTGGCTCTGATTTTTGAATTGCCGGTTATCATTGCCTTTTTGACGTCGATTGGACTCATTGGGCCAGAATTATTGATTGCTTATCGCCGATATGCTTATTTTATCTTATTGGTACTCGCAGTCATCTTGACACCAGCTGACTTTGTTAGTGATTTGGCAATGACTGCCCCCTTGATATTACTCTATGAATTAAGTATTGCCATCAGCAAATACATTATGAAACGAAAGCAGAAAGGAGAGAAAAATGGGAATCTTACGTGA
- the crcB gene encoding fluoride efflux transporter CrcB has product MVIVYLAIACGFGALVRYFFSRYNQASKLPLGTLIANLLGCFLIGLLYNHVESKEVYAILATGFCGGLTTFSTLNDELQRLLSDKKVFYVYLTLTYLGGFIAIFLGILL; this is encoded by the coding sequence ATGGTAATCGTCTATCTTGCAATTGCTTGTGGTTTCGGAGCTTTAGTTCGCTATTTCTTTTCCCGCTATAATCAAGCATCTAAATTGCCACTCGGAACGCTAATAGCCAATCTTTTGGGTTGTTTTTTGATTGGCTTGCTCTACAACCATGTGGAGTCTAAGGAAGTCTATGCTATTTTAGCAACAGGATTTTGTGGAGGTTTGACAACTTTTTCGACCTTGAATGACGAACTTCAAAGACTGTTAAGCGATAAGAAGGTTTTTTACGTTTACCTGACTTTGACCTATCTAGGTGGTTTTATTGCGATTTTTTTAGGAATTCTGCTATAA
- a CDS encoding DHH family phosphoesterase codes for MDICHQILEKIKEYDTIIIHRHMKPDPDALGSQVGLKALLKHHFPEKTIKAVGYDEPTLTWMAEMDLVEDSAYQGALVIVCDTANTARIDDKRYRQGDFLIKIDHHPNDDVYGDLSWVDTSSSSASEMITLFAQTTQLALSDRAAELLFAGIVGDTGRFLYPSTTARTLHLAAYLREHNFDFAALTRKMDTMSYKIAKLQGYIYDHLEVDENGAARVILSQEILKRFNVTDAETAAIVGAPGRIDSVSLWGIFVEQADGHYRVRLRSKIHPINEIAKEHDGGGHPLASGANSYSLEENEIIYQKLKNLLKN; via the coding sequence ATGGACATTTGCCATCAAATTTTAGAAAAAATTAAAGAATACGACACGATTATCATTCATCGTCATATGAAACCAGACCCTGATGCCTTGGGAAGTCAAGTGGGCTTGAAAGCTCTTCTCAAACATCATTTCCCAGAAAAAACCATCAAAGCCGTAGGTTATGATGAACCAACTCTTACTTGGATGGCGGAAATGGATCTTGTTGAAGATAGTGCCTACCAAGGTGCCCTTGTTATCGTCTGTGATACGGCCAATACTGCTCGTATCGATGATAAGCGCTATCGTCAAGGTGATTTTCTCATTAAGATTGACCACCATCCAAATGATGATGTATATGGTGACCTATCTTGGGTGGATACTAGTTCAAGCAGCGCTAGTGAGATGATTACCCTCTTTGCCCAAACAACCCAACTGGCCTTGTCAGATCGAGCTGCTGAATTGCTCTTTGCAGGAATTGTCGGTGATACAGGTCGCTTCCTTTATCCTTCTACGACTGCACGGACTCTTCACCTTGCTGCTTATTTGAGAGAACATAACTTTGACTTTGCGGCTCTCACTCGCAAAATGGACACTATGAGTTACAAAATTGCTAAACTTCAAGGCTACATCTACGACCATCTGGAAGTGGATGAAAATGGTGCTGCTCGCGTTATCCTGAGTCAGGAAATCTTAAAACGATTCAATGTTACCGATGCTGAAACTGCGGCTATTGTAGGAGCTCCTGGACGTATTGACAGTGTAAGTCTCTGGGGAATTTTTGTAGAACAGGCTGATGGCCACTACCGTGTTCGCTTACGCAGTAAAATCCATCCTATCAATGAAATTGCCAAGGAACATGATGGTGGAGGTCACCCTCTAGCAAGTGGTGCTAATTCCTACAGTCTAGAAGAAAACGAAATCATCTATCAAAAGTTAAAAAACTTGCTTAAAAACTGA
- a CDS encoding type B 50S ribosomal protein L31 — translation MKKDIHPEYRPVVFMDTTTGYQFLSGSTKRSNETVEFEGETYPLIRVEISSDSHPFYTGRQKFTQADGRVDRFNKKYGLK, via the coding sequence ATGAAAAAAGATATCCATCCAGAATATCGCCCAGTTGTCTTCATGGACACAACTACTGGTTACCAATTCCTTAGCGGTTCAACAAAACGCTCTAACGAAACAGTTGAGTTCGAAGGCGAAACTTACCCATTGATCCGTGTAGAAATTTCATCAGACTCACACCCATTCTACACTGGACGTCAAAAGTTCACTCAAGCAGATGGACGCGTGGATCGTTTCAACAAAAAATACGGTCTCAAATAA
- a CDS encoding Nramp family divalent metal transporter, with protein sequence MSSYEKVSLSEINQSIDTPNNNHFWQNLKVFLGPGALVAVGYMDPGNWITSVVGGASYKYSLLFVILISSIIAMQLQQMSGKLGMVTRMDLAQATAYHAPKWLRYSLWVIVELALMATDLAEVLGSAIALNLLFHIPIMVAILLTVLDVFLLLLLMKFGFKKIEAIVTTLILTILCIFSYLVALSNPSMQGIFGGYLPTSTLFESPAPGHESQLTLALGIVGATVMPHNLYLHSSLSQTRKINYKDKKDVRKAVRFMTWDSNLQLSLAFIVNSLLLILGASLFFGHASEISAFSQMYNALQDSTIAGAIASSSLSTLFALALLASGQNSTITGTLTGQIVMEGFLHMRLPQWIIRIGTRIFALLPVMIVAVLFGHQEKTLDQLLVYSQVFLSIALPFSIFPLIYLTSKKSVMGEFTNAKWNTILGYVVSIILTILNIKLLFDIF encoded by the coding sequence ATGTCTTCTTATGAAAAGGTCTCACTTTCTGAGATTAATCAGTCTATTGATACTCCCAATAACAATCATTTTTGGCAAAATCTAAAAGTATTCTTGGGCCCCGGAGCTCTTGTAGCAGTTGGCTATATGGATCCTGGAAACTGGATTACCAGTGTGGTTGGAGGTGCTTCCTATAAGTATAGTCTTTTATTTGTTATTTTGATTTCATCAATCATTGCCATGCAGTTACAACAGATGTCTGGAAAGCTCGGTATGGTGACTAGGATGGATCTAGCGCAGGCAACAGCCTATCATGCCCCCAAGTGGCTCCGCTATAGTCTATGGGTAATTGTAGAATTAGCTCTAATGGCGACAGATTTGGCTGAAGTTTTAGGATCAGCGATTGCCTTAAATCTTTTATTTCACATACCGATTATGGTAGCCATCCTTTTAACCGTTTTAGATGTATTTCTTTTGCTTTTATTGATGAAATTTGGTTTCAAGAAGATTGAAGCTATTGTGACGACACTTATCTTAACCATATTATGTATCTTTTCTTATCTGGTGGCTTTATCCAATCCAAGTATGCAGGGGATTTTTGGTGGCTATTTACCGACTTCGACTTTATTTGAAAGTCCTGCTCCTGGACATGAGAGTCAATTGACCTTAGCTTTAGGGATTGTGGGAGCGACAGTTATGCCTCATAATCTTTATCTCCATTCCTCTCTATCTCAAACAAGGAAAATCAATTACAAAGATAAGAAGGATGTCCGAAAAGCTGTTCGCTTTATGACCTGGGATTCAAATCTTCAGTTGTCTCTAGCCTTTATTGTCAATTCCTTGCTTCTCATTTTAGGAGCATCTCTCTTTTTTGGTCATGCATCTGAGATTTCAGCTTTTTCCCAAATGTACAATGCTTTACAGGATTCGACAATAGCAGGAGCTATAGCCAGTTCAAGCCTCTCCACTTTGTTTGCTTTGGCACTTTTAGCAAGTGGTCAAAATTCGACCATTACAGGCACCTTGACAGGTCAGATTGTCATGGAAGGATTCTTGCATATGAGATTACCTCAGTGGATTATTCGTATCGGTACACGAATTTTTGCCTTGCTCCCTGTGATGATAGTCGCTGTCTTGTTTGGACATCAAGAAAAGACCTTAGATCAGTTATTGGTCTATTCACAGGTCTTTCTTTCAATCGCTCTTCCATTCTCAATTTTTCCCTTAATTTATCTGACTTCTAAGAAGTCAGTGATGGGAGAATTTACCAATGCCAAGTGGAACACAATCCTAGGTTACGTAGTTTCAATCATCTTGACCATTCTCAATATCAAGCTACTTTTCGATATTTTTTAA
- a CDS encoding chorismate mutase produces the protein MDLDIIRQEIDQIDDQIVKLLEARMHLVEGVVAYKKASGKPILDTKREEVIFEKVRNRVEEQRYQETIVATFSDILKRSRDYQDQNIK, from the coding sequence ATGGATTTAGATATTATTCGTCAAGAAATTGATCAAATCGACGATCAAATTGTTAAACTTCTAGAAGCTCGAATGCACTTAGTTGAGGGTGTAGTTGCCTATAAGAAAGCTTCGGGTAAACCAATTTTAGATACCAAGAGAGAAGAAGTTATTTTTGAAAAGGTCAGAAATCGTGTAGAGGAGCAACGTTATCAGGAGACTATTGTCGCGACTTTTTCTGACATACTCAAACGTTCGCGTGATTATCAGGATCAAAACATCAAATGA